In Quercus robur chromosome 11, dhQueRobu3.1, whole genome shotgun sequence, the following proteins share a genomic window:
- the LOC126705135 gene encoding uncharacterized protein LOC126705135 codes for MGTIHVILAAPGKTGSFPSRVLSVAQLPTEDGEKEPKRSKKGNSPVLGFSNEDKMGTIQPHDDALVVTLRIGGFDVKRILVDPGSVVEVMYLDLYRGLNLKPEDLTAYDSPLISFEGKTVILKGQIRLPIQTGSEVVEVDFIMVDAYSSYTAIVARPWLHALGAVSSTLHQKQSTISAAQVGELAEEIKCESLEKVAVDNNPKRFFQVGSELPLQEKGELIGFLRRNVDVFAWDAYDAPGVDHNLICHYLNVNPSSIPKKQPPRCPSKEHADVVRDEVMKLKKVRAIKDVFYPEWLANTVVGYHQIPLALEDQEKTAFMTPVGNYYYKRPVYYVSKSLHEAEVRYLPLEKAILAVELLHYFQAPTLKGPF; via the exons ATGGGGACGATACACGTCATCCTCGCCGCTCCAGGGAAGACTGGCTCTTTTCCCTCTAGGGTGCTGTCTGTGGCTCAGCTCCCCACCGAGGATGGTGAGAAGGAgcccaaaagatctaaaaaggGAAACTCACCTGTGTTGGGGTTCTCGAACGAGGATAAGATgggaactatccaacctcaTGATGATGCTTTGGTAGTTACATTGAGGATTGGAGGGTTCGATGTGAAGAGAATACTGGTGGACCCGGGCAGTGTTGTGGAAGTGATGTACCTTGACCTATACAGGGGGCTGAACCTAAAGCCTGAGGACTTAACGGCTTATGACTCTCCTCTTATAAGTTTCGAAGGGAAGACTGTCATACTGAAAGGGCAGATCAGATTGCCCATACAGACCGGatcagaggtggtggaggtggattttATCATGGTCGACGCCTACTCATCCTACACGGCCATAGTAGCCAGACCTTGGCTCCACGCCCTAGGAGCCGTTTCTTCTACACTTCACCAGAAG CAATCAACCATCTCAGCAGCACAAGTCGGTGAATTAGCCGAGGAGATAAAATGTGAAAGTTTAGAAAAGGTTGCCGTTGACaataatccaaaaagatttttccAAGTTGGCTCGGAATTACCTCTCCAAGAAAAAGGGGAACTGATCGGGTTTCTGAGAAGGAATGTTGATGtatttgcatgggacgcctacgatgccccgggGGTTGACCATAATCTCATTTGTCACTACCTAAACGTTAACCCATCTTCTATTCcaaagaagcagccaccccggTGCCCGTCAAAAGAGCATGCCGACGTTGTTAGGGATGAAGTGATGAAACTGAAAAAAGTAAGGGCTATCAAAGATGTCTTTTACCCCGAGTGGTTGGCAAATACAGTGGTG GGTTATCATCAAATACCATTGGCTCTagaagatcaggagaaaacaGCGTTCATGACACCCGTCGGAAACTACTACTATAAG CGACCAGTATACTATGTAAGTAAATCGTTGCATGAAGCTGAAGTGCGCTACTTACCACTGGAAAAGGCAATTCTTGCAGTAGAACTTCTCCACTACTTTCAAGCACCCACATTAAAAGGGCCCTTTTAA
- the LOC126705136 gene encoding probable terpene synthase 9, whose translation MELRIPYSFPSCLAPLNHQRNATALTRKHTKRGKQCLSVLPSFVTVSAKFDETQVNQRRSANYHPSIWDQKLIESFTTPYSYEIHATRLEGLKQDVKTLLTSTKDKSVLLRLIDSMQRLGVAYHFEQEIEEVLKFQRPDVTSDLYTAALHFRILRERGFPVSSDVLDRFRSRDGRFIDSLSRDVEGLLSLYEASHLRMHGENILEEARDFSIKNLNLLMEKLDSNSAKKVKQSLEIPLYWRMPRVEARNFIDVYQKDNTKNLTLLELAKLDYNLVQSVYQQELKELERWWRELGFKDKLTFSRDRVMENYMWAVGIIFEPQFSKCRIGLTKFVCILLVIDDMYDVYGLLDELIECFTDAVKRYHRNMIIKDTTLMGEDFGVLTEL comes from the exons ATGGAACTACGAATTCCTTATTCCTTTCCCTCATGTCTTGCTCCATTAAATCACCAAAGAAATGCAACTGCACTAACAAGGAAACATACGAAAAGAGGCAAGCAATGCCTATCAGTATTACCCTCCTTCGTTACCGTATCAGCAAAGTTCGATGAAACACAAGTGAATCAACGACGGTCAGCTAATTATCACCCAAGTATTTGGGATCAGAAACTCATTGAGTCCTTTACCACTCCCTACTCA TATGAGATCCATGCCACTCGGCTTGAGGGGTTGAAGCAAGACGTTAAAACTTTGTTGACATCCACAAAAGACAAAAGTGTCTTACTGAGGCTTATAGATTCAATGCAGCGGCTAGGAGTGGCTTACCACTTTGAGCAAGAGATAGAAGAGGTTTTGAAATTTCAACGTCCAGATGTTACTAGCGATCTTTACACAGCCGCATTGCATTTTCGGATTCTAAGAGAACGTGGTTTCCCAGTTAGCTCAG ATGTGCTTGACAGATTCAGAAGCAGAGATGGGAGATTCATAGACAGCTTAAGCAGGGATGTGGAGGGACTTTTGAGTTTGTATGAAGCCTCGCACCTTAGGATGCATGGAGAAAAtatattggaagaagccagggATTTTAGTATCAAAAACCTGAATTTATTAATGGAAAAATTGGACAGTAATTCAGCTAAGAAAGTGAAACAGTCACTGGAAATCCCCTTATATTGGAGGATGCCTAGAGTTGAAGCTCGGAACTTTATTGATGTCTATCAAAAGGATAATACAAAGAACTTGACCTTACTTGAGCTGGCTAAGTTGGATTACAATTTAGTGCAATCCGTGTATCAACAAGAACTCAAGGAGTTAGAAAG GTGGTGGAGAGAGTTGGGTTTTAAAGATAAGCTAACTTTTTCAAGGGACCGAGTGATGGAGAATTATATGTGGGCTGTGGGTATCATTTTTGAGCCCCAGTTCTCCAAGTGCAGGATAGGCCTCACCAAATTTGTATGCATATTACTAGTTATTGATGACATGTATGATGTATATGGATTGCTAGATGAGCTAATTGAATGCTTCACCGATGCAGTGAAACGGTATCATAGAAACATGATCATCAAGGATActacttta ATGGGAGAGGACTTTGGAGTTTTAACTGAGTTATGA